In Argiope bruennichi chromosome X1, qqArgBrue1.1, whole genome shotgun sequence, a single window of DNA contains:
- the LOC129958448 gene encoding uncharacterized protein LOC129958448, translating to MRSGDLLVEVDTKKQAQNIIKLKALATIPVSVSPHTSLNFSKGVITCGELYNVPLEEISSELKKQVTCARCAEKGHDSQQCTAQEKCVNCGGDHPSYSRTCSRWKLEKEIITIKIKEDLTYPEARRKIEIQTPTPGISYSSVVKKSFCSNCSCANCKKQNSTTQPPEKTSESDSDSSTKNVPDSSKQDPDTHRKARKNKSQTSLTLKLAKRGLSQKDLSVKFKKSDLRNSVALGLANQNIVHKDFTTIFGDTLTNPDFKLHPSEDEDSLDMSCEDLATPTNARPLSSSKPL from the exons atgcGTTCAGGTGACTTACTAGTGGAAGTCGATACCAAAAAGCAAGCTCAGAATATCATCAAACTGAAAGCTCTAGCCACCATACCTGTTTCTGTGAGTCCTCACACTTCGCTAAACTTCTCCAAAGGTGTAATAACTTGCGGAGAATTATATAACGTTCCTCTAGAGGAAATAAGTTCAGAATTGAAAAAACAAG tcacttgcgcccgttgtgccgAAAAAGGGCATGATAGTCAACAGTGCACCGCACAAGAAAAGTGCGTTAACTGTGGTGGTGACCATCCCTCTTACTCTCGAACTTGCTCGCGATGGAAACTGGAGAAAGAAATcattaccataaaaataaaagaagatttaacATATCCAGAAGCAAGGCGTAAGATTGAAATACAGACTCCTACTCCTGGAATAAGCTATTCTTCcgttgtaaaaaaatcattttgctcaAACTGCTCTTGTGCCAACTGCAAGAAACAAAATTCGACAACACAGCCTCCAGAAAAAACATCTGAATCAGATTCTGATAGTTCAACCAAAAATGTTCCAGATTCTTCTAAACAAGATCCCGATACACATAGAAAAGCCCGTAAAAATAAATCTCAGACCTCACTGACGCTGAAACTCGCGAAACGTGGACTTTCGCAAAAAGATCTTTcggtaaaattcaaaaaatctgatCTACGGAATTCAGTCGCTTTGGGATTAGCGAATCAGAATATAGTCCATAAGGATTTTACCACCATTTTTGGTGACACGCTAACCAACCCAGATTTTAAGCTCCATCCATCTGAGGATGAAGATTCACTTGATATGAGTTGCGAAGATCTAGCAA